A stretch of the Papaver somniferum cultivar HN1 chromosome 6, ASM357369v1, whole genome shotgun sequence genome encodes the following:
- the LOC113291170 gene encoding uncharacterized protein LOC113291170, whose amino-acid sequence MVTHTNPGSVANFSYCHTDMRFESVTISFDEAIKGWQEGCRSIVGLDACHLNGKCGGVLMAATGLDGQNGLVTLGIGVYSFETIENWIMFLTYLRDKLNAHPKPLTFISDRQKGILEGVQAVFPEAHHRYCWRHLYSNFKKHYKGQKLYSSLWNAAKCYKIKHFQKYMEEIRQENPLVVKYLEDAGVESWDKPICKLLDLYNQMVMGLFHKRRTESATWNPKKLVPKAMKLIRKMLKLVGAFDVLPYVLGKLYEVANHEVYCLKSLRPDWTKYCSKYYTVAAHRATYAPAIAPFTGKDDWPELEEHEKIELQPALKIRKTGRPRVKRRRAWDEPKTQSMTHYCGICGSNGHNRSTCECGDVGQNLKAKRPRTQVDGANFTSSQTPAPISAKGKATKNQKMTQAFSSVGYVQQTVK is encoded by the exons ATGGTGACTCATACCAACCCTGGCTCAGTGGCAAACTTCTCATATTGCCATACTGACATGAGGTTTGAGTCAGTGACCATCAGTTTTGATGAAGCTATAAAAGGATGGCAGGAAGGGTGTAGATCAATTGTTGGGCTTGATGCTTGCCATCTGAATGGTAAATGTGGTGGTGTGTTGATGGCTGCAACAGGATTAGATGGTCAAAATGGATTGGTAACATTAGGAATCGGGGTTTACAGCTTTGAGACAATTGAGAATTGGATAATGTTTCTCACTTACTTGAGAGATAAACTTAATGCACATCCAAAGCCTCTGACCTTCATTTCAGACAGGCAGAAAGGGATACTTGAAGGTGTTCAAGCTGTGTTCCCAGAAGCACATCACAGATATTGTTGGAG GCACTTATATTCGAATTTCAAGAAACATTACAAGGGACAAAAATTGTATTCCTCACTATGGAATGCAGCAAAATGTTACAAAATCAAGCATTTCCAG AAATACATGGAAGAGATAAGACAGGAAAACCCCTTGGTTGTGAAGTACCTAGAAGATGCTGGTGTTGAGTCTTG GGACAAACCAATCTGTAAACTATTAGACCTTTACAATCAGATGGTTATGGGTCTTTTTCACAAGAGAAGGACGGAGAGTGCAACATGGAATCCTAAAAAATTGGTTCCAAAAGCAATGAAATTGATTAGGAAGATGTTAAAGTTAGTTGGTGCATTTGATGTTCTACCATATGTTTTGGGAAAATTATATGAGGTTGCAAAT CATGAAGTTTACTGTTTAAAGTCATTGAGACCAGATTGGACAAA GTACTGCTCTAAGTATTATACTGTTGCTGCACACAGGGCCACATATGCACCAGCTATTGCTCCATTTACTGGAAAAGATGACTGGCCTGAG TTGGAGGAACATGAAAAGATAGAGTTGCAGCCTGCTCTCAAGATCAGGAAAACAGGAAGACCTAGAGTTAAGAGAAGGAGAGCATGGGATGAACCTAAAACACAGAGCATGACTCATTATTGTGGCATTTGTGGTTCAAATGGTCATAACAGATCAACATGTGAATGTGGTGATGTTGGTCAGAATCTTAAGGCAAAGAGGCCAAGAACTCAAGTAGATGGTGCTAACTTCACCAGTAGTCAAACACCTGCACCCATTTCTGCAAAAGGTAAAGCTACAAAGAACCAGAAAATGACTCAGGCATTCTCAAGTGTTGGATATGTCCAACAAACAGTGAAGTAG